The sequence GAGCCCTTAACCACCTCTACCTTGCAGCAGCAAGCCGGAACGCGCTTTGGATTCAGTGTTAAAAAAACCATGCTCTTAGCTCAACAGCTTTATGAAGGAGTCGCTTTGGGTGAAGGCGGTCATGCTGGTTTAATTACTTATATGCGTACTGATTCGGTTAATATTTCTTCGCGAGTGATTGATGATATTCGCAGTTGGGTGGATCAACAATTCGGCCCGCAATATGTACCGACCAAAGCCTATACGTACAAAAGTAAAAGCAAAACTGCCCAAGAAGCGCACGAAGCGATCCGTCCATCGGTGCCGTCTCGGACTCCAGACAGCCTATCGCCTTTTCTATCTCCAGATCAGGCCAAGCTGTATCGTTTAATCTGGGAAAGAACCATGGCTTCCCAAATGGCCCCGGCCATTTTGAGTCAAACTGATGTGATAGTGACATCGACAGATAAAACTTTAACTGCCCAGGGAGTGCAGATCAAATTCCCGGGATTCTTTACTGTGCTCACTAAATCGCCGGTGTCAGAAATCACCCTGCCAGCCTTAACCCAAAATGAACCAGTACAGGCCCAGGAAGTGATGTCAGAACAAAAATTCACCGAACCGCCTGAGCGGTACACCGAGCCAGCTTTAGTTAAAACCTTAGAGAAACTAGGGATTGGCCGGCCGTCCACTTATGCACCGACATTAACGACTATTGCTACCCGGGGTTATGTTAAAAAAGAAAAACGCTATTTAATTCCCCAAGAAACTGGTTTTTTGGTGAATGATTTTTTGGCACAACATTTTCCTGATATTGTTGATGTTCATTTTACCGCCCGGATGGAAGATGATCTAGACGAAATCGCCGACGGCAAACGCAAGTGGCAAGATGTGATCAGGGAATTTTATCAGACTTTTGCTAAAATCCTAACCGAGAAGGAAAAAACATTATCCCGGCAAAATGAAGGTGAAAAAACAGACGAGGTGTGCGAAAAATGCGGAGGGGCGATGGTGATCAAACGGGGCAGATTTGGTAAATTCATGGCTTGCACCAACTTTCCTAAATGTAAAAACACTAAACCGCTCGATGAAAAAAGCGGCGCACCAGAGCCGGTAGAAGTCACCGACGTAAAATGCGCTAAATGCGGCAATCCGATGGTGAAGCGCAAAAGCAGATACGGAGATTTTTTGGGCTGTAGCGGGTATCCGAAATGCGATTATATCCAAAATCTCAATCCTAATAATGGCGAAGTGGGCGGGAGTTGTCCTAAATGCAGTAGCGGTAAGGTCGTAGAACGGCGCACCAAGCGAGGAAAGGTTTTTTATGGTTGCAGCGTGTATCCGAAATGCGATTTTGCCAGTTGGGACAGGCCAGTGCCAGAGAAATGCCCAACTTGTGGCGGTTGGATGGCAGCGTCTAAGACTAAAAAGGCTCCAGTATGCCAGAGTTGTGGTTTTGTCGATAAGGAGATTAAGGCTTAAAGTCTGGATTTTCTCTGAGTTTTAAGTTATTATACAAGCTATGAAGAAGGGTAAAGATCAGTCTAACCAGGCCAATTCTTTGCCTAAAAGGCTCTTGGCTCCACCTGGGCTCATTATGACCGGCAGTGTTTTGTTGCTAGTTTTGGCAGAAAAATATTGGTTTAGAGGAGCCTTAGCTGAAGATCTCCCTTCTGGCGATACGGCAGCCGGTTTTAACGTTTTTGCTGATCTGATTCAAGAAGCAGCAGGGCCGCTGGTGGGGGTGATCGCCGTTGCGGCGGTGGTAGCCGGAGGAATTATTTATGCTCTTTCCGGCGGGGAACCAGGGAGAGTTAAAATGGCTAAAAATGTTATTTTATCAGCTATTTACGGCCTGATACTATATATTCTTATGAAATGGTTAATGCAACTTTTAGGTACTACAGTTACTGATTATTTCTCCGATTTAACTAACATTGCTTGGGTGATGTTTGGTCCTAAGCTTGGCTAATTGTGGCGCTAGTGAACGAATTTATTGAGATTAAAGGGGCTTGTGAACACAACCTCAAAGGTGTTGATGTTAAACTCCCTCGCAATCAATTTATTGTGATTACTGGATTGTCTGGTTCGGGCAAAAGCTCGTTAGCTTTTGATACTATTTATGCCGAAGGCCAGCGCCGTTATGTCGAATCGCTGTCTGCTTATGCTCGGCAGTTTTTAGGAGTAATGGAAAAGCCTAATGTAGAAAGCATTACCGGGTTGTCGCCAGCAATTTCTATCGACCAAAAATCTTCTTCTTCTAACCCTCGGTCAACCGTGGGAACGATTACAGAAATCTATGATTATCTCCGTCTGTTGTATGCCCGGATTGGTCTACCACATTGTTATAAATGCGGCGCGGTGGTGGCCAAGCAGACGGTGGACCAAATTGTTGATCAGATCCAAAAATTACCTGTAAGCAAATTTGCTCTTCTGGCCCCGATGGTATCTGCCAAAAAAGGCGAAGGGAAAGAAGTTTTACAAAATATTAAAAAAACAGGATTTTTAAGGGCGAGAATTGATGGAAAAATGGTAGATTTGGATAGCAAAATCGAATTGGCTAAAACTCAAAATCATACTATTGAAGCTGTGATAGACCGGCTAGATCTGGCCCAAATAAATAATAACTCTAATCGCAGTCGCATTACCCAATCCGTAGAAACGGCTGTTCGTTTGGGTGAGGGGACAATTATAGTTTGGGACATAGAAAAAGATAAAGAATGGTTTTTTTCTGAAAGTTTAGCTTGCCCTAAGTGCAGTGTGAGCATTCCGGAGCTCGAACCCAGAAGTTTCTCTTTCAATAATCCTAAGGGTGCTTGTCCGGCTTGCACGGGATTAGGCATTACCAAGGAGATCGATCCTGAGCTATTGATTCCGAATAAAAAATTGTCCATCAACGAAGGAGCCATCCGGGCAGGAGGTTTTAGTATGAGCAGCGGGACAGGTTGGGTGCAAAAAATTTTGGAAGGAGTCGGGAAAAAGTATGGTTTTAAACTAGATCGGCCGGTAGAAGAATTTTCGCCCAAAGCTTGGCAAGCGCTTTTGTATGGTACTGGCGAAGAAGAAGTCGTGATACATCATCAAAGTACGCATGGGCGTCGGCTTAATGAATATGTAGTTAAATTTGAAGGAGTCATTCCTAATTTATTGCGGCGGTATAAAGAAACTGATTCCGATTTTGTGCGAGCTGAAATTGATAAGGCCATGATTGAGCGCATTTGTTCGGTCTGTAAGGGCGGCCGCTTGCGCCCAGAATCAGTCGCGGTTACCGTCGGAGACCAATCGATTGTGCAAGTTTCGGCCATGTCGGTGGAACAGATGGTCAAGTGGTTCGATCAATTGCAATTGAATCAGCAAGAAACTTTTATTTCCCAACAGATCCTCAAAGAGTTGAAAGAGCGAGTTAGGTTTTTAGAACGAGTCGGTTTAAATTATTTGACCTTAAATCGGAGCGCGACCACTTTGTCGGGCGGAGAAGCCCAACGGATTCGTTTAGCCACCCAGATTGGTTCTGGCCTGTCGGGTGTGATCTACATTTTAGATGAACCATCAATTGGCTTGCACCAGCATGATAATAATAAATTGATCCAATCATTAAAAGGTTTACGCGATCTCGGCAATACGGTAATTGTGGTAGAACACGATGCGGAAACTATTTTAGCAGCCGATTACGTGGTGGATATGGGGCCGGGAGCGGGTGATTTTGGGGGAGAAATTATTGCCGTGGGCACGCCAGGAGAAATTAAGAAAAATCCGAAATCATTAACGGGACAATATTTGTCGGGTCGCAAGAGTATTCCTTTACCGGCCCAGCGGCGTAAGAGTAATGGGAAAAAACTGGTGGTCCGTGGTGCCGCCGAATTCAATCTCCAAGACATTGATGTCGAATTTCCTTTGGGGTTATTAGTAGGAGTGACGGGTTTGTCAGGCTCTGGTAAATCGACTCTCGTGAATGAAATTTTGGCCAAAAAATTGACTAACGTTTTGCATGGAGCTCATCAACTACCAGGTAAACATCGGGTAGTGGAAGGGATTGATTATATAGACAAGATTATTACGATCGATCAATCGCCGATTGGCCGCAGTCCCCGCAGTAATCCGGCGACTTATACCGGGGTATTCACGGATGTGCGCGATCTGTTTGCTAAATTACCGGAGGCCAAAATCCGCGGATATCAACAGGGTAGATTTAGTTTTAATGTCAAAGGCGGTCGCTGCGAGAATTGCGCCGGCGATGGGGTAATCAAAATTGAGATGCATTTTTTGCCCGATGTGTATGTGACTTGCGATGTCTGTAAGGGCAAACGCTACAATCATGAAGTATTGGAGATTTGTTTTAACGGAAAGAATATCTCCGAGGTATTGGAAATGACAGTGACTGAAGCGCTGGGTTTCTTTCAAAACATTCCGGCGATCAGAAATAAACTGAGTGTTCTGCAAGAAGTAGGTTTGGGTTATATCAAGTTGGGCCAACCGGCTACTCAGCTATCCGGAGGGGAGGCGCAAAGAATTAAATTAGCCGCTGAACTGTCTCGCCGCAGTACTGGAAAAACCCTCTATGTTTTGGATGAACCCACTACCGGACTGCATTTTGATGATATTAAACGGCTGCTGGAAGTACTGAATAAATTAGTGGATAAGGGCAACACGGTTTTAGTGATCGAGCACAATATGGATGTCATTAAAACGGTCGACTGGATTATTGATTTAGGTCCCGAGGGCGGGGATAAAGGCGGCGAAGTTGTCGCCGTAGGCACTCCAGAAGATATTACTAAGGTTAAACAAAGTTACACCGGCCAGTATCTAAAAAAAGTTTTAGGTTGATGGTTGCTCAATTAGTTCTAGAAAGTTGGTTATGATTCAGGTACGATTTAAACCAGATTTGGGGAAGATGCCGCGGCAGCCGGGGTGCTATTTGATGTCTGACAAAACTGGCAAAGTAATTTATGTGGGCAAGGCGGTAGATCTCCGCAAACGAGTGGCGTCTTATTGGAACAAAACTAACCAGCCGATTAAGACCAGTAAACTGTTGGAAAAAGTAGCCAAACTGAATTTTATGATCACCGATACCGAAACCGAAGCTTTGATTCTAGAAAATCAGTTAATCAAAAAGCACATGCCCCAATTCAATATTCTACTGCGGGATGATAAAAGCTATCAGTATATTAGGATTGATCTTAATCAGCCCTATCCGGTGATTGAGGTGGTGCGCAATCCACGCACAATTAAAAAAGAGGCTCGGGTGCGCTATTTTGGGCCCTATACCAGCGGATTGGCGGTAAAATATACTTTACAGTTGATCAATAAAATTTTTCCGCTGTGTGCTAATGCGGCCATTTTAAATAAAAATGTGCCAACTTCATGTCATTCTGAGCGTAACGAAGTGAAGTCGAAGAATCTACGAGCACCAACTTCGAGATCCCTCGACTGCGCTCGGGATGACAAAAGAAAAGGTGGGGTGAAACCCTGTTTGAATTGGCATCTGGGCAAATGTCTGGGTGTATGTGTCGGACAAAGTTCCAGTGCCGAATATCATCAAGTGGTGCATGAAGTAATCGATTTTTTGAGCGGTAAGGCCAAAGATTGGCGGAAGTATTTGCGAGAGCGGATGGAAGCGGCTGCGGCGGGCAAACGCTTTGAAGACGCGCTGAAGCTCCGCGAACAAATTGCC is a genomic window of Patescibacteria group bacterium containing:
- the uvrA gene encoding excinuclease ABC subunit UvrA; protein product: MNEFIEIKGACEHNLKGVDVKLPRNQFIVITGLSGSGKSSLAFDTIYAEGQRRYVESLSAYARQFLGVMEKPNVESITGLSPAISIDQKSSSSNPRSTVGTITEIYDYLRLLYARIGLPHCYKCGAVVAKQTVDQIVDQIQKLPVSKFALLAPMVSAKKGEGKEVLQNIKKTGFLRARIDGKMVDLDSKIELAKTQNHTIEAVIDRLDLAQINNNSNRSRITQSVETAVRLGEGTIIVWDIEKDKEWFFSESLACPKCSVSIPELEPRSFSFNNPKGACPACTGLGITKEIDPELLIPNKKLSINEGAIRAGGFSMSSGTGWVQKILEGVGKKYGFKLDRPVEEFSPKAWQALLYGTGEEEVVIHHQSTHGRRLNEYVVKFEGVIPNLLRRYKETDSDFVRAEIDKAMIERICSVCKGGRLRPESVAVTVGDQSIVQVSAMSVEQMVKWFDQLQLNQQETFISQQILKELKERVRFLERVGLNYLTLNRSATTLSGGEAQRIRLATQIGSGLSGVIYILDEPSIGLHQHDNNKLIQSLKGLRDLGNTVIVVEHDAETILAADYVVDMGPGAGDFGGEIIAVGTPGEIKKNPKSLTGQYLSGRKSIPLPAQRRKSNGKKLVVRGAAEFNLQDIDVEFPLGLLVGVTGLSGSGKSTLVNEILAKKLTNVLHGAHQLPGKHRVVEGIDYIDKIITIDQSPIGRSPRSNPATYTGVFTDVRDLFAKLPEAKIRGYQQGRFSFNVKGGRCENCAGDGVIKIEMHFLPDVYVTCDVCKGKRYNHEVLEICFNGKNISEVLEMTVTEALGFFQNIPAIRNKLSVLQEVGLGYIKLGQPATQLSGGEAQRIKLAAELSRRSTGKTLYVLDEPTTGLHFDDIKRLLEVLNKLVDKGNTVLVIEHNMDVIKTVDWIIDLGPEGGDKGGEVVAVGTPEDITKVKQSYTGQYLKKVLG
- the topA gene encoding type I DNA topoisomerase is translated as MSESKKLVVVESPTKARTISHILGNRYVVEASMGHLRDLPKAKLGVDVEHDFSPDYIIPTASRKVVTKLKNLYEQYPDLILATDEDREGEAIGWHITQALGIDPVKVPRIAFHEITREAVKEALEHPRQLDFNLVDAQQARRILDRLVGYKLSPLLWKKIFRGLSAGRVQSVTVRLIVDREREIQKFTPEEYWKIKVVYQAKQGKFTAELATIGDQPAVVNNQITADQVVADLKANPSQITKLVTADRLRYPGEPLTTSTLQQQAGTRFGFSVKKTMLLAQQLYEGVALGEGGHAGLITYMRTDSVNISSRVIDDIRSWVDQQFGPQYVPTKAYTYKSKSKTAQEAHEAIRPSVPSRTPDSLSPFLSPDQAKLYRLIWERTMASQMAPAILSQTDVIVTSTDKTLTAQGVQIKFPGFFTVLTKSPVSEITLPALTQNEPVQAQEVMSEQKFTEPPERYTEPALVKTLEKLGIGRPSTYAPTLTTIATRGYVKKEKRYLIPQETGFLVNDFLAQHFPDIVDVHFTARMEDDLDEIADGKRKWQDVIREFYQTFAKILTEKEKTLSRQNEGEKTDEVCEKCGGAMVIKRGRFGKFMACTNFPKCKNTKPLDEKSGAPEPVEVTDVKCAKCGNPMVKRKSRYGDFLGCSGYPKCDYIQNLNPNNGEVGGSCPKCSSGKVVERRTKRGKVFYGCSVYPKCDFASWDRPVPEKCPTCGGWMAASKTKKAPVCQSCGFVDKEIKA